The Glycine soja cultivar W05 chromosome 8, ASM419377v2, whole genome shotgun sequence genome has a window encoding:
- the LOC114422992 gene encoding LYR motif-containing protein 4-like — translation MIFLDLPSIHIYSLTLYSILYLEGAMSAAASSSATPSAAQVLSLFRSLLRAAREFPDYNIREYTKRRTIDSFRHNATLSDPSQISTAFAHGKSQLAVVKRQAVVYSLYDSPLRSVMELQQVPF, via the coding sequence ATGATTTTTCTTGATCTTCCCTCAATTCACATTTATTCTCTGACGCTGTATTCTATTCTGTACCTGGAGGGAGCCATGAGTGCAGCTGCGTCATCCTCCGCTACTCCTTCCGCTGCCCAAGTCCTCTCCCTCTTCCGATCCCTCCTCCGCGCCGCGCGCGAGTTCCCCGATTACAACATCAGGGAGTACACCAAACGACGCACCATCGATTCGTTTCGCCACAACGCCACTCTCTCCGACCCGTCTCAAATTTCCACCGCCTTCGCCCACGGCAAGTCACAGCTCGCCGTCGTTAAACGACAGGCCGTCGTCTACTCCCTCTACGACTCTCCGCTCCGCAGCGTCATGGAACTCCAACAAGTCCCCTTCTAA
- the LOC114422881 gene encoding BAG family molecular chaperone regulator 8, chloroplastic-like has translation MASHHHHHHHTPPPPTTTHNSCSCHNPSSYTCCIPPPPHHPSYTCCTPSPPQHHHLLQVIASLLSQPQPHPIPIPIPSQQHYTHQNLNLPTQNHHPQRQPHSTMSSLLHRIETLESSLNHYTHHSLRHAAARLIQTHFRSLLARRSRTLSQLKHLASIKSTFNALKSSFSSHTHVDFAAISLKAMNLLLELDSIQGCDPMIVDGKRSISRDLVQFLDSVEEVALKKHVLYVKAAKPVRSGGKKVQKHRNSDDDERRKLLQNLRGRVEKLSKLCKVSANDEEDSESEEGIHDNGVTNVLIGGRNEVPQNKNGVFLPRQGAQPGVKKSVRFAKNRNICEVYSGDVACSDGSCSSSDELGDVLENVSGAVEDDSVGSSQGAEDDEEVLVVESGGSPRSSDDGERNTRRVLVNDGRNVVKEQLQAHREKLLFSAPLPLKMENRSGSRNSKGVKILT, from the exons ATGGCCTCtcaccaccatcaccaccaccacaccCCTCCTCCTCCCACCACCACTCACAACAGCTGCAGCTGCCACAACCCTTCTTCTTACACCTGTTGCATACCCCCTCCACCCCACCACCCTTCTTACACCTGTTGCACACCCTCACCACCCCAACACCACCACCTTCTACAAGTCATTGCATCACTCCTCTCTCAACCCCAACCACACCCTATTCCCATTCCCATTCCCTCCCAACAACACTACACCCACCAAAATCTCAACCTTCCCACTCAAAACCATCACCCTCAACGCCAACCTCATTCCACCATGTCCTCCCTCCTCCACCGCATCGAAACCCTCGAATCCTCTCTCAACCACTACACCCACCACTCCCTCCGCCACGCCGCTGCGCGCCTCATCCAAACCCATTTTCGCTCCCTCCTCGCTCGCAGATCAAGAACCCTATCCCAACTCAAACACCTTGCTTCCATCAAATCCACATTCAACGCTCTCAAGTCCTCATTTTCCAGCCATACCCATGTCGATTTCGCAGCCATTTCTCTTAAAGCCATGAACTTGCTCCTCGAGCTCGATTCCATTCAG ggTTGTGATCCAATGATTGTGGATGGGAAAAGGTCGATTAGCAGAGATTTGGTTCAGTTTTTGGACTCAGTTGAAGAGGTTGCTTTGAAAAAACATGTACTTTATGTTAAAGCAGCAAAGCCTGTGAGGTCTGGTGGTAAGAAAGTCCAAAAGCACAGAAATTCAGATGATGATGAGAGGAGGAAGCTGTTGCAGAATTTGAGAGGTAGGGTTGAGAAGCTTAGTAAATTGTGTAAGGTTTCTGctaatgatgaagaagattctgAGTCTGAGGAGGGCATTCATGATAATGGGGTAACCAATGTTTTGATTGGTGGAAGGAATGAGGTGCCCCAAAACAAAAATGGGGTGTTCCTTCCTAGGCAAGGAGCTCAACCTGGAGTGAAGAAGAGTGTGAGGTTTGCTAAGAATAGGAATATTTGTGAGGTTTATAGTGGGGATGTGGCATGTTCAGATGGTAGCTGTTCATCTAGTGATGAGCTAGGAGATGTTTTGGAGAATGTGAGTGGTGCAGTTGAAGATGACAGTGTGGGTTCTTCTCAGGGTGCTGAGGATGACGAGGAAGTGCTGGTGGTGGAGAGTGGAGGATCGCCGCGTAGCAGTGATGATGGGGAGAGGAACACTAGAAGGGTTCTTGTTAATGATGGCAGAAATGTGGTGAAAGAGCAGCTTCAAGCACACCGAGAGAAGCTTCTGTTCTCTGCTCCTTTGCCACTTAAAATGGAAAACAGAAGTGGTTCAAGGAACAGTAAAGGGGTGAAAATTTTGACGTGA